The Pedobacter ginsengisoli region CACAAATCTCATCAGCTGACTATATTGATCTTGAACAATTTCTATTCTCAAAAGGTTTCTATAACAGCCGTTTCAGCAACCCCTATAATGCTGTATCTACCGCCGTAGAAATTTTCAACCAGCGTAAAAACAAAAAGATCAGTGCTTCTGATTCGGCAGCATTGATCAGCAGCCTGAAAGCTAATGACGTTCGCCAGGACATCGAAAAATACATTTACCGTCAAAGAGTACAGCAGCAATACGCGCTTAACATAAGTGGAGGCACAGAAAACCATAGCTATTACCTATCCGGTGGCTACGACAAAAACCTAGAAAGCAAAGTTTCAGACAGCTACAGCCGGGCTACCTTAGACGTCAAAAACAATTTTTTCCTGCTGAAAAGCAAGCTAAATATTGGCACAGACATCGGAATCGTATCCTCCAATACAAAAAACAATGCCGGCACATACAATCCTTTTAGCCCCTACGACCAGATTGCAGATGTAAACGGTAATTCCCTACCTGTAGTCAACCGTACCGGTTTCCGCATGTCTTATTTGGATACAGCCGGCAATGGGCAACTCCTAGACTGGAAATACCGACCCAAGGACGAGCTTTCCCCAACAACCCAGGCAAAGGTCAATCAATACAGAATCAAGGCCTCCTTAAATTACAAATTCACAAAGGACCTCGACATTAATTTAAGCTATCAATTTCTCAACGAGCGTACTGATCGTCCCAGCAGTTTTGACCCAAACAGCTATTATACACGTAATATGATTAACCAATACAGCACGATCAAAGAAGGAGTTGTACAACGTATCATACCCATCGGCAACATTCTGGACCAGAGCAACAGCGAACTGACTTCCAAAATATTCCGGGCGCAAGCAAACTACACTAAACTCATTGCTTTAGATCATCAAATTAATGCCATCGCTGGTTACGAAGGAAGTGATGGGCGAACAATTTCTGAAAACCAGACGTATTATGGCTACAATCCTGACAATCTAAGTCATGCAAACGGCACTATCAATCCATTGGAAGATTACCCGCTATATTACGGTGGGCTTACAGGAAAGATCAATACGCATCCAACCCTCTTGGGTTATATCAACATTAATCAGTCTTACTATATTAATGCATCTTATGCTTATAAAAAGAGATACGTGTTATCGGCAAGTGCAAGGAGGGACGAATCCAACATTTTTGGCGTCAAGACTAATCAAAAAGGGGTGCCACTATGGTCAATCGGATTGGCATGGAACCTCAGTCAGGAAAGCTTTTATCCTATTTCCTGGTTAACCAACCTTAAACTGCGAGCCACATACGGATACAATGGCAATACCGATAAATCAGTATCAGCCTACCTCACCTCCATAACCAATGGGTTCACCAATATCTACGGAAGCCCCACAGCAGATATCCAAAACCCTCCCAATCCTTCTTTGAGGTGGGAAAAGGTAAAAACCAAAAATCTTGGTATCGACTTCGCCACAGACAATAACCGGATCTCAGGTAGCATTGACCTCTATCAGAAGAATGCTGCAGATCTGATCAGCAACAACCTGATCGCACCCCAAACAGGTATCACTCAATTTAAGGGGAATGGCGCGACCGTCCGTACAAATGGCATAGACCTGATTATCAACAGCACCAACTTTGACCACCGGTTCAAATGGAATACAGGATTTCTTTTCAGTTATAACAAAGATAAGGTTACCAATTATAAAATAAAGCAAAGCTCCAACCTACAGGCTATCCAGAGTAATACTTCCAATCCAATAGAAGGCTACCCGTATTACGCCATATTCAGCTTTCCTTTCGCAGGCTTGGATGCTACAGGAGCTCCACAAGGGTACATTGATGGCGAACCAAGCAAAGACTACACAACAATCACATCCAGCCTAGACCTGAGCCAGATCAGGTATTATGGCTCGGCCTCCCCAAAATACTTTGGAAGCATCATTAACACCTTTACTTATCAACAATTCGAGCTTTCCGTTAACCTGGTCTACAAACTCGGCTATTACTTCCGCAGGGAAAACGTTTTTGGTGGCAGCAATTACGGATCCGCACTATCGCCAAACTTTCAGCTTGCAGACTACAGTAAAAGATGGCAAAAAGCGGGTGATGAGCTGCATACTGATATTCCTGCATTGACTTATCCAAATTCCTCCGCCCGCAGTAATTTTTTTCAGTACTCAGCAGCCCTGGTAGAAAAAGGAGATCACCTTCGCCTCCAGGACATCCGACTATCCTATACCTTATCACCAAATTCATTGCTGAGATCCATATTTAAAAATGCAAGTCTTTTTCTCTATGCGAGAAACCTCGGTATCCTCTGGCGCAAAAACAAGCATCATATCGACCCCGATTATGGCGCAACTACTATTCCCCAGCCTTTCAGTGGATCAATGGGCATTAACCTTAGCTTCTAAAACTCAAAATCATGAAAAGAACATTCATATTTATCTTCTTGTGCTGCACCTTAAGCTGTACAAAGAAGCTTAACCTTAAACCCGACAGCAGCATCGTCTTACCCCAGACCATATCCGATCTTGAACAAATTCTAGACAATGACCAGATGGACATTACTCAGGCCTTGCCCCAGATATCTGCAGACGAATACTTTATCCCTAGTAAGCAGGACCTGGAGTCCACCTACCTGCTCACCACCAGGAATGCATCTATCTGGGCAACAGACATCTATCAGGGGGAAAGTCAGATTGCGGACTGGAACCTACCCTATAAAAACATCTTTTACTGCAACAGCGTTCTAGATATACTTCAACAACAGGACATTTCGGGTGACGCAGAAAGAAAACGGGTAAAAGGCTGGGCACTGTTCAACAGGTCATATGCCTTCTACAATCTACTCAGCACTTTCAGTAAAGCTTACGATTCTAATACTGCCTCCACCGATCTGGGTATCCCCTTAAGGTTAAGCGCAGCAGTGGATGAACTGGCTGGCAGAAGTAGTGTACAGCAATGTTATGAACAGGTGCAAAAGGATCTCATCGAGGCCGCAGGACTGCTCCAGCAGAATATTATTCCTGAAAAAAGAAATCGTCCCTCCAAAGTCGCGGCTTATGCCATGCTAGCGAGAATCTATTTAAGTATGCGTGAGTATGAACAAGCTGAACAATATGCAGATAAAACATTGGAGATCTACGCCATACTAACAGATTTCAACACACTAAACAA contains the following coding sequences:
- a CDS encoding SusC/RagA family TonB-linked outer membrane protein, giving the protein MLCLNVAFPQNSIIKAKVIDQYGKPISGVTITIKGAANKTKTDEQGIFILRNFQLGQTLILSHLGFQTKELLYNQVSDTIVLESVQQTLKEVNVVSTGYETIAKERATGSFTTIGEKIISRSVGTNILNRLESVTSGLLLYPRSLGGNSTKISIHGRSTIFANAAPLIVLNGFPYEGTIDQINPADIETINILKDAAAASVWGTRSGNGVIVITTKSGHKNQKTTINLSSTITIAEKPDQYYIAQISSADYIDLEQFLFSKGFYNSRFSNPYNAVSTAVEIFNQRKNKKISASDSAALISSLKANDVRQDIEKYIYRQRVQQQYALNISGGTENHSYYLSGGYDKNLESKVSDSYSRATLDVKNNFFLLKSKLNIGTDIGIVSSNTKNNAGTYNPFSPYDQIADVNGNSLPVVNRTGFRMSYLDTAGNGQLLDWKYRPKDELSPTTQAKVNQYRIKASLNYKFTKDLDINLSYQFLNERTDRPSSFDPNSYYTRNMINQYSTIKEGVVQRIIPIGNILDQSNSELTSKIFRAQANYTKLIALDHQINAIAGYEGSDGRTISENQTYYGYNPDNLSHANGTINPLEDYPLYYGGLTGKINTHPTLLGYININQSYYINASYAYKKRYVLSASARRDESNIFGVKTNQKGVPLWSIGLAWNLSQESFYPISWLTNLKLRATYGYNGNTDKSVSAYLTSITNGFTNIYGSPTADIQNPPNPSLRWEKVKTKNLGIDFATDNNRISGSIDLYQKNAADLISNNLIAPQTGITQFKGNGATVRTNGIDLIINSTNFDHRFKWNTGFLFSYNKDKVTNYKIKQSSNLQAIQSNTSNPIEGYPYYAIFSFPFAGLDATGAPQGYIDGEPSKDYTTITSSLDLSQIRYYGSASPKYFGSIINTFTYQQFELSVNLVYKLGYYFRRENVFGGSNYGSALSPNFQLADYSKRWQKAGDELHTDIPALTYPNSSARSNFFQYSAALVEKGDHLRLQDIRLSYTLSPNSLLRSIFKNASLFLYARNLGILWRKNKHHIDPDYGATTIPQPFSGSMGINLSF
- a CDS encoding RagB/SusD family nutrient uptake outer membrane protein encodes the protein MKRTFIFIFLCCTLSCTKKLNLKPDSSIVLPQTISDLEQILDNDQMDITQALPQISADEYFIPSKQDLESTYLLTTRNASIWATDIYQGESQIADWNLPYKNIFYCNSVLDILQQQDISGDAERKRVKGWALFNRSYAFYNLLSTFSKAYDSNTASTDLGIPLRLSAAVDELAGRSSVQQCYEQVQKDLIEAAGLLQQNIIPEKRNRPSKVAAYAMLARIYLSMREYEQAEQYADKTLEIYAILTDFNTLNKTSSNGFSHNSEEIIYHSRLDGTYFEFSMSEQSASYGVNPEIIALYDPSDLRLPLYFQKNSLGNYNMKPINNTNTAPFTGLATDEIYLIKAECLARRGQTQDAMALLNQLLSTRWDSNATGTTKPYTNLSALNPDEALQKILLERRKSLIWRSLRWTDLKRLNLEGANIQLLRKIGDQTYTLMPNSPKYVLPIPEDERALSGLTQNPR